The genomic DNA TGTGTTGAATTCCTGTAGCAAATCATGCTTCGCTTTCGTCTTGGCGTAGATGGTTCGGATGTGGCTAAACAAGTCGTTGAATTGGTCGCGTCCAACCTCCGCTTCCAAATCCTCCCAAAGTGTCGTGTACTCCTCCTGATCGGTTTCCGGCAAACTTCCGATCAAATCCGCTTTGATAATGTCGATAGGCTTTAAGTCTTTCCCACGATTGTTCATCACCGAGAAAACACGAAACGCTGATTTTTGGCTAGGCGTGGCGACCGCAACCAAATAGCATTGATTGACGATGAACTTTCCAAACTGAAACACTGCAGCGTGATCGTTCTTGAACGATGCTTCGATACGATCGCGCAACGTGTTCGCGTTGGCTTGGATCTTCCGACGCGAATCGTTGTCCAACGCTTGAGAGTCCTTGGCCAGCAAACCACCGATATCGCCTTTCTGAATGTGTTTTTCGAAGAAGTCTCGATCCTTTTCGCGGATCGTCAGCCTTGGTTTTGGCTCCAAATCCTCCAATGGATCGCCCGGTTCTAGTATGTACTTCACGAAGGCGTCCTTGTGCTTCGTGTCGACCGCTTGCGAAAGCAGTGCTAACAAAATCGTCAGCGTGGTCAAACGTTGTTGACCATCGATCACCTCCGCACGCGGAACTTTCTCCTCTTTGATCAGAACGATGCTGCCGAGAAAGTAGTTTTCATTGGGCTGCTCCGTAAAGAACTCAAACAGATCATCAAACAACTCGTTTGCTTGCTCGGCGTCCCAATCATACGGCCGTTGATATGGAGGGATCAAAAAGTCAAACTGCGAGCTGAAAATTTCTTTGAGAGGGTGCTCGCCACCATAAATTTGCTTTGGCATCAGAACTCGTTTCGGCAAGGGGTGAAATTGGCAGCGAATGTTTCTCCGGACAAAGCGTAGTCCAGGTTCGCGCATTAGACGGCGTCGCGTTTTCGTTAGAGAGGTTACTTGTCATACGAAGCACGCACGTTGGCGTCCAGTCCCCCTTCACTGGTGTCGCATGGAATGCTCTCCAAAAACTGCTCCAGGTGTTATGAAAGTCTAGAGCCAATTTCCGCAAAGGATTTACCATGAGCAAGAAACGAGGACGACATTCACCCGAAAAGATCATCAAGTAGCTGCATGACGCGGATGCCACGCTTTCCGCCGACAAAAGCGTGGGCGAAGTTCTCCAAGAACTGGAAGTTAGCGATGCCACGCTAAGTCGCAGGCGCTGCCTGTACGGCGGCATGAAGAGCGGAGAGGGCAAATGTCTAAGGGCACGTGAGGAGGAGAACGACCGACTCAAGAAATTTGGGGCCGAACAAGCTTCGGAAATTTCGATACGGCAGGATATCACCCAGGCAAAATGGCCACCCCTAAAGCGTGACGCGCGGCAGAAGCAGGGCTCCAACTGTAGTTCGCAGTGTCGCAATGACGCGCCCGTCGCGTGCTCGACCATCCGCGATCGAGCAATTGCTGGCTAAAATTGGGGTTGAGGTCCTCTGCATCGAACCTGGCTCGCCTTGGCATAACGGTGTGTGCGTGAGTTTCAACAGTCGGTTTCGTGACGAGTATCAGCATCACACGGATTTGATCAGTATAGACCAAACACGGATAAAGGCACGAGCTTGGCGGGGGGACTTCAACATTCGGCGGTCGCACAGTTCGCTTGGCTACCGAACCCCATCGGAGTTCGCGAATCGCCGTGCTGATTCCGTTCGGCGTACGTACTAACTCTAGGACGACTGCGAATCATCGATTGCTGGCTCCTGAGCCGATCATTCGTAGCGCCTGTTATAGAAAAGGCGGGCATCCAACAGCCCATATTCACTTTTGGGGGCAGGGGGGCGTGGTGGGTATCAGGAGCTTGGCATTACAAAAGCTGGCTGGCCACACTTGTCGGAGCGCACGTTAGGTTTGAAGGTTTGCTATGATCTAGTATTTCATCCTAAGTTGCATGATGCTGAACCAGTTCAGTGCCAGACAATCAGCAATAATGCAAACGGTCAATATGTTCAGTGAGGGGTCGAGTGGCAGTAGCATCAGCAAGGGAGCGGGCAAAGATTAGGCGGCGGTTCGCAAAGTGTCCGCTTGAATGCCCACTTTATGCCGACACCACCATCCAGTCTTTAAGTGATTTTTTTGCTGTATTCCATTCATTGCTCGATCCCGGAAAGGTTTTTTGGTTCCGCGGCCACTCCAAGTTGAGTTATAGACTAGCTCCTTCAGCATTAAGGTATTCGACAGTAGATGCCAGAAACAAAGCATTGAGCCTGGTATCTGAGATGAAGAGGTTTCTGGAGATGAAGCTTCCGCGTCCGCCTGCTCCGCACGATAATTTGGGTTGGATGCAGGTCGCACAGCACTACGGACTGCCAACTCGATTGCTCGACTGGACTCAGAACGCTGCGGTGGCGTTGTTTTTTACATGCTGCTCAAATCAACAAGACGATGGCTTGGTTGCCATTCTTAACCCGATTGAATTAAACCTAGCAGTGGATGCTAGCCTTCCTCGTGTTTTCAATTTCCAAAAGGATGCGAAAGTTATCGAGCCGTATCTTGAGATGGATGGTCGCGACTCCCGACGAGGAAGGAAAACTATTGCGATCAACCCCACGTGGAACACTGAACGAATTGCGATGCAACAAGGGGCGTTTACGCTACATGGGAAACGATTTGAACTCGATAACAGTCAAGCAAGCTCGCTAATTTACGTTCCGATCCTAAAGGAATTTAAATCAACTTTGTTAAACGAACTCGAACGTGTTGGAATTGGTGAAATGTTCATTCTCCCAGAGCCTGAACACGTTTGTTCTCACTTGCTTCGTTCCGCAAGGATTTAGGAATTTAAATGGCAGACCATATCCCAAACGTTACAGGCGACGAAGCAGCGGGGCTCGCATCTCGTTATTTTGGAGACTCGATTCATGCACGAGTTCCATTGAACCGTGCCCCAAAACTCTCCGCAGCACTCCCCAAGAGCCGCAAACTGTGGGTGGATAGCTGCTTCGATGGCTTTGACGATGTCGAATCACGCCGTAGTAAGCTAGTAGGGGATAAAAACAATTGGTTTGATTTCATGAGTGAGTTCCAAACATTCGATTCCTTTTGCCTGTGCCTTGGCAGTCCAGTTCAGGCGACGGTAAATGCGATGGTGAACGAATTGCTCGATCAATGTGCGTTGCACAAGCCGTCATGGATCAGTGTTCCTCAGCTGCCGATTGTGGATGGGGCTGATCGAAACAAAATTAATAGAGCGTTGGCTAAGGCAACTGGAAACTGGAAAAGCTCAAACGGCTTCTCGGGAAGACTAATTCTCCCATTGATCTTTATGCATCAAAAACAATTGACGAAGAAAACGGAACGTAATCCAAAAGTTCAGCAAGCAGAGAAATGTTACCACGATGCCCACGCCGATGGATTCTGGGTGGTTGATCAAAGTTTAGTCGATGACAGTGGTTCAGCCACACTACGGCAAAAACGATTCCCGGGGATCCTGTCGTTGCACGAAGAACTGAACGATCGGATACCGAGCAAATTGAAGCTCGGTGGTCCGTACTGGGGACTAAATATTGTGCTTTGGGCAAAGGGGCTGATTGAGTCGCCACTTATCGGAGTGGGGTCGGGTTACAACTACTTCGTTTCGGGTGGGAAAGTTCGTCCGCCAAGCGCGAGGATTGCCATCCCAGCCCTTAGACGAAGAGTCAAAGTCACCCCTGAACTATCAAAATGGCTCGACAACGCAATGTCCAGATTATCTGCTTCGCATCCTGCACGATCCGAATTCGCGGACATCAAGAAAAACCTAACGCTGTTCCAGGACACAACGCGGGCAAAAGAACAGGTCGCCAGCTTCTACAAAAACTGGTACGACGGCATCGCGTCGGTCCCATCGACCGGTCGTTCAATGGCACTGTTTCAGGATTTGTCAGCAGCGTATGCGCTAGGTAAGTCATTGCCTCCATTTGCTGACGAGGGCACGGCAAGACGCCCTGAGTCCGTTGCCGAGCCACTAATGTTAAGTTGCCTCTGAGCGTGCAGCTTCATTCCAAAATTTCTCAGCGCAATAAAGACGTACTGCTGGATCGTGGCAGTGCGAATTGATGTCCGCATCAATAAAAAGTTCGCATCGAGTCGACGCTACTCCAATCAAACCAATCCCCAGATCAAAGTACTTTTCCCACTGGCTAGGGTCTGCAGCTACCCGTCGTGCCAACTGGATTGGAAGCGCCACGTAAGACTCTGCGGCAAACCCTAGGTTTGCCCGAGCTTGCTGCAATGCCTCTTCGACACGGGCTAATTTAGCCTCCACGGCCACGATACGATCCTGAAGCGGCATCCAACCATTGCGTTTCTGAAGCGTGCCACGCTTAGTTCGCACCAAAAAACCGTCGGCTTGAAGACGAGCAATGTCTCGCTCTAGACACTCACGCGTAAGCGCAGT from Rosistilla carotiformis includes the following:
- a CDS encoding DUF262 domain-containing protein; amino-acid sequence: MPKQIYGGEHPLKEIFSSQFDFLIPPYQRPYDWDAEQANELFDDLFEFFTEQPNENYFLGSIVLIKEEKVPRAEVIDGQQRLTTLTILLALLSQAVDTKHKDAFVKYILEPGDPLEDLEPKPRLTIREKDRDFFEKHIQKGDIGGLLAKDSQALDNDSRRKIQANANTLRDRIEASFKNDHAAVFQFGKFIVNQCYLVAVATPSQKSAFRVFSVMNNRGKDLKPIDIIKADLIGSLPETDQEEYTTLWEDLEAEVGRDQFNDLFSHIRTIYAKTKAKHDLLQEFNTHVLSKESDPGRFIGEVVKPLARSFVIATGASYQSIANNKPINDNLRWLGRIPQSDWIPPAISYLTKFRDHPTDVLWFTQKLERLAAYLLVTGKYVNARLARYAELLAELERDPGNAKLTSVELRNDEIEEFNGVLSGEIYTLSPPRRNYLILRTDCFLSDSLAEYDCKLLTLEHILPQTVKDNSQWAEWWPDERMRRFWVHRLANLAPLNRRRNSKASNYDFEKKKSAYFKGKDSVTSFIMTTQVLSHDNWDEAVVKHRQADLLGLLAVRWELK
- a CDS encoding FRG domain-containing protein gives rise to the protein MAVASARERAKIRRRFAKCPLECPLYADTTIQSLSDFFAVFHSLLDPGKVFWFRGHSKLSYRLAPSALRYSTVDARNKALSLVSEMKRFLEMKLPRPPAPHDNLGWMQVAQHYGLPTRLLDWTQNAAVALFFTCCSNQQDDGLVAILNPIELNLAVDASLPRVFNFQKDAKVIEPYLEMDGRDSRRGRKTIAINPTWNTERIAMQQGAFTLHGKRFELDNSQASSLIYVPILKEFKSTLLNELERVGIGEMFILPEPEHVCSHLLRSARI